The genomic window AGTAATGAAAAAAGAAAACTACCAAATTATAGAGAAATATTTAACTCTGAAAATGATGAGTTTATTTTGTTAGATAGAGGGGTTTATTTATTAAAGGTTTATGACTATATAAAAATCCCTGAAAATGTAGCAGCAATTACCTTGCCAAGAAGTTCTTTATTAAGGATGGGAGCTACTATATATTCAGCTGTTCATGATCCTGGATATGAAGGTAGGCCAGAGTATTTATTACATGTTCTAAATCCCATAAAAATTTATAAATTTGCAAGAATTGGACAGATTGTTTTTATTAGAGGAGAATATATTAAAAATTTATATAATGGCATATATAAATATAAATAGGTGTAAAGATGTTCCAAAAACCAAGAGGGACTAGAGATTTTACACCAGAAGAAATGAAAAAGAGAAGATATATAGAAAAAAAATTAAGAGAAGTATTTGAAAGGTATGGTTATGAAGAAATACTAACTCCAACATTTGAAAGCTTTGAATTAATAGCTAAAAAAACTGGTGAAGAAATTAGAAAACAGCTATATGTTTTTAAAGATTATAGTGGTAGAGAGTTAGCTTTAAGACCTGAAATGACATCTTCTGTAGCAAGATTTTATATAAATGAGCTTAAAATTTTACAGAAACCTTTAAGGCTTTATTACTTTGCTAACTGTTTTAGATATGAGAGACCACAGTTTGGAAGATATAGGGAATTTTGGCAGATGGGTTGTGAATTGATAGGTTCAGATAAAGCTTTAGCAGA from Methanocaldococcus villosus KIN24-T80 includes these protein-coding regions:
- a CDS encoding deoxyuridine 5'-triphosphate nucleotidohydrolase gives rise to the protein MIIGPEESKKFLKDIKDEQIQQCGIDLRVWKIYEMEGVGEIDFSNEKRKLPNYREIFNSENDEFILLDRGVYLLKVYDYIKIPENVAAITLPRSSLLRMGATIYSAVHDPGYEGRPEYLLHVLNPIKIYKFARIGQIVFIRGEYIKNLYNGIYKYK